One part of the Dermacentor silvarum isolate Dsil-2018 chromosome 6, BIME_Dsil_1.4, whole genome shotgun sequence genome encodes these proteins:
- the LOC119456551 gene encoding uncharacterized protein LOC119456551, whose translation MDRLKAKRSARRTQSTKINNEATTLLKRGCNDRTAFSKVIDKLVASRDELPKINAELEDVIAVEDLEREYESAAHYDDQTLETLSRLRAQLEDLSVGSTVLTPPSTTLNTPPTPTTAASQSFGSRLPTLTIKPFHGDVSQWTSFGEQFNGVVHANTALRMTDKFHYLRNYLVAEAAAAIAGLPATEACYESAIDLLMQRFGDRSRIVQHHFRALRELQPVTSPSSTRELRMLYDGVQLNVRCVNVLEVPTSSFAAILWYLVPMTADIEKAFLQVEITKRGP comes from the exons ATGGACCGCCTGAAAGCTAAACGCTCTGCTAGACGAACCCAATCAACGAAAATCAATAATGAGGCGACGACGCTGCTGAAGAGGGGCTGCAACGACCGAACGGCGTTCAGCAAGGTTATAGACAAACTTGTCGCCAGCCGTGACGAGCTTCCGAAGATTAATGCCGAGCTTGAGGACGTGATTGCCGTCGAGGATCTTGAAAGAGAGTACGAGTCGGCAGCGCATTATGACGACCAGACGCTTGAGACCCTTTCACGCCTCCGGGCGCAACTCGAAGATCTCAGCGTCGGCAGCACGGTGCTGACTCCTCCCTCGACGACGCTCAATACGCCACCTACCCCAACGACAGCTGCGTCACAGAGCTTCGGATCTCGTCTCCCAACGCTGACCATCAAGCCTTTCCATGGGGACGTGAGTCAATGGACGTCGTTTGGGGAGCAGTTCAACGGCGTTGTCCATGCGAATACAGCTCTGCGCATGACTGATAAATTCCACTACCTCCGCAACTACCTGGTAGCAGAAGCGGCAGCTGCCATTGCCGGATTACCAGCCACTGAAGCGTGTTATGAGAGTGCCATCGATCTGCTAATGCAGAGGTTCGGGGACAGGAGCCGGATTGTACAGCATCACTTCAGAGCGCTCCGCGAACTGCAGCCCGTGACGTCCCCATCGAGTACGAGGGAGTTGCGCATGCTATACGACGGAGTCCAGCTGAATGTCCGCTGCGTCAACGTCCTAGAAGTTCCAACTAGCAGTTTTGCGGCGATTCT ATGGTACCTAGTGCCCATGACAGCAGACATAGAGAAGGCGTTCCTGCAAGTGGAGATAACGAAAAGAGGACCGTGA